A single genomic interval of Sceloporus undulatus isolate JIND9_A2432 ecotype Alabama chromosome 2, SceUnd_v1.1, whole genome shotgun sequence harbors:
- the LOC121921136 gene encoding caldesmon-like: MSAGAGSSRRRPPSRAGSSSTTSSYRDRSPVSRASAPASDGSEAKESMQVGGRTEAEEEGEGEPPPANPIAAMSAEERLATKKKRVRPSAATRTVAAVDQLKACSEEHMAALMQQEQRACEERERARQSHRELMERALGFQERTLEVQERAVQNQERAIERADQHHESTVQEQR; encoded by the exons ATGTCTGCTGGggccgggagctccagaaggagaccaccatctcgtgctggGTCCTCTTCCACAACCAGCAGCTACCGTGACCGCTCACCTGTCTCCCGGGCCAGTGCACCCGCCAGCGATGGCAGTGAGGCCAAAGAGAGTATGCAAG TAGGAGGACGaactgaagcagaagaagaaggagaaggagaaccacCTCCAGCTAATCCCATAgctgccatgtcagcagaggagcgacttgccaccaagaagaaaagggtgcgTCCGTCAGCAGCTACGAGAACTGTGGCAGCTGTGGATCAGCTCAAGGCTTGCTCAGAAGAGCACATGGCAGCACTGATGCAGCAGGAGCAGCGAGCCtgtgaggaaagggagagggccAGACAGTCCCACAGGGAGCTTatggaaagggcactgggatttcaagagaggacaCTGGAAGTTCAAGAGAGGGCTGTTCAGAACCAGGAGAGAGCAATAGAGAGGGCAGACCAACATCACGAGAGCACAGTCCAGGAGCAGAGGTGA